The Pseudomonadota bacterium sequence GTATAAGGATGATAACAGCAGGTATAGATAGTGGTGCAAAAAACGTGAAAGCCGTCATCATGAAAGACGGTAAGGTTGTTGGAATGTCAATGGTTCCTGCAGGTTTGGATGCGAAAGCGGCCGCTGACCAGGCGTATGATGAGGCATTAAAGGCAGCCGGATTGAAGAGAAGCGATATCCAGAAAGTGCTTGTCACAGGCGCAGGAAAGAAAAATTGCTATTTTGCTCAGGGCGAAATTACAGAAGTCGGCGCTGCTGCGAAAGGCATCTCATATATTATGCCCAATGTACGGACAGTTATCGCTGTTGGTGCGGAAGAAGGAAAAGCTGTAAAAGTGAACGAAAAAGGTAACGTTGTTGACTTTGCAATCAACGAGAAGTGTGCAGCAGGCGCAGGGACATTCGTTGACGCTATGGCAAGGGCACTTGAGACACAGGTCGAAAAGATGGCAGAACTCTATGACCAGTCCACGAAAGAAATAGGCATGAACGCACAGTGCGCAGTTTTTGCGGAATCAGAGCTCGTTTCTCTTGTTCACTCACAG is a genomic window containing:
- a CDS encoding acyl-CoA dehydratase activase; this translates as MITAGIDSGAKNVKAVIMKDGKVVGMSMVPAGLDAKAAADQAYDEALKAAGLKRSDIQKVLVTGAGKKNCYFAQGEITEVGAAAKGISYIMPNVRTVIAVGAEEGKAVKVNEKGNVVDFAINEKCAAGAGTFVDAMARALETQVEKMAELYDQSTKEIGMNAQCAVFAESELVSLVHSQTAKPDIARAVLNAIADRIVSMMRRVGIENDVAAIGGVALNKGFIKAVEKELNIKITVPADPQFVSAIGVAIAAAE